GCCTTCCACAGCGGCGGGTGCGACGATCGGGGCTATCGCCACCACGGTTTCCTGCCCCCGACGAATGCGTGCCGCGTTATCCGGGGGTGATATCTCAAGCTGGTAGCCTCCAGGCAGGTCGCCCGGCACCGTGGTCCAGTCGGCTGAGAGCGAATCCTCGTAAATCCACACCACCCGCTGCAGGCTTTGCCCTGGCTCCGGCAACTGTATCTCAATTGCGACACCTTCGAGCACCCGGTCGCGCCGGCGGGGAACCTCGACAACTCTTTGATCCTTCGCGGGGATCTGAACCTTTCCATTTCCAGTGATCACCCAGACCAGTGTTGGTGTCTTGTTGATGAGATTGAAGCGGACGCTCTTCTCAGTAACAGTGATCTCTCCCACGGCGACGTCCAATATTTTCATCGTGGTGACACGAACACGACGAATCTCGTAAACACCGGGGGCCACCCCGGGATCGAGCCGTAATTGCTTCAGGCCACCCGGGGTGACAATTTCCACCCGATACTCGTGCCACAGTCCGTCCGCCTGGAGTGGAAAATGGCGGACCTTATCTTCACCCCATTGCGAAGATCGGCCGCAGGTCCAGTACACAGCCCCGCCTGTGGCCACCGTGGTCCGCAGCTCAACGATCACCTCGCAGGCGTCGGCGGGAATCGAAAGCGGCCGGGCCAGATACGGATCTTCCCCAAAACTCTCCACGACGAGAACGCCATCCCGGACGGACAAACGGCACTGGTTGATCGCTTGAAACCCGCCCGTGTCTGCGTCAAACGTGATGTCGATGGTCTCTCCGCGAATTCTTGGGACGGGAAGGCTGGGCCAGGTCGGGGGCGATGGCTCGCCGCAAACGCAGATCGGCAGACCCACCATCAGGAGCAGTGCGGCCAAAAAAGGACTCTTCATGAGAGGCTCCTTTCGCTGGAGGTTCAAGTGACTGCTCCGATTCAGCGTCCGATTGGGCAGGGGAATTTGTCAAGGTGTTTCAACGTCACAACATGACTTTTGGAGGCTCTTGGGCCGAGTGTTTCAAGCTTTGAACAAAGTTCTGCCCGGACAAAGTTCCGGAAAAGCCAATCATCCACAAACTGCCCCTGTTACCCCGCGAATTTTCGCGTGATGGACGGGATTTTTGACGGTTTGGCCACTTTTTCTTGGAATTTGGCATGGACCCTGCTTAAGTCTATCGGGCAAGACGTCATCCCATCGATGGGACACAGGATGAAAACTTGTCAGGTCGGTCTGCGGTGGACCGACAGCTTGTTGGTTCCTCTGGTCCTTAGTATAAGGAGCGACAGGGTGAAGCGCGTGTTGTCTCGTATCTGGCGGGAGGAAGAAGGCGTTTTGACCTTCGAATGGATCCTCCTCATCACGGTCCTCGTGATCGGTGTGGTCGGCGGTCTCAGTGCGGTCCGCGATGCCGTGATCACGGAATTGGGCGATGTGGTCGAGGCCGTCATTTCGCTCGACCAGTCCTATTACATCGCCCATCCGTGGGATGTGCAAGTGCCTGACTGTGTCGTCGATGGCGCGTCCGACTCGTCCTACACCGATTCCGCTGGTATGGATCAGGGTCGCCTGAGCACCGGTGACCTCACTCAGGATCAGCCCGCCATCGGTGATTGCGGCGACGACGTCGAAGATCCGAGCCTGTGATGCAGCCATGAGCTGAAGTCTTCGACAGCTTTGTCGGACTTCCCGTCGTCATCTGAACAACCGGCTCCGCGTGGTGTGATCGCCCCGGAGCCGGTTTTCATTTACGGCGTAGGCACGTTCCCTGACACATCCATTATCCCACCTTTGCCGCGGAACGAAATTTTTCGTCTGTCGTACCGACAATCGTGGAATGAAAATTGCGTAGGAAAGTTTGAGGGATTGAGACCGCGTACAGGTAGCTTATCTTGGGAGAACAAGTATGAAGGCGATTCGATTGATCTGGCGCCATGTGCGGCGAAGCGAGGGAGTTTTGACCTTCGAGTGGATACTGCTCATCACGCTCATTGTGATTGGGATCGTGGGCGGACTGTCAGCCACTCGGGATGCGGTCATCAGCGAACTGGGCGACGTTGTGGGCGCCCTGGTCCACATTGACCAGTCCTACACGGTATCGGCGGATGACACCGGTTGGGGCAACGCCTTCAGTTTCACAGACTCCTTGCCCGAATGTGCCGGCGAACAAAATCGCCCCACAACCGGCCGACCCGACCAGGGGCCTGTGGGCACGTGCTCCAACCCGTGACCAGCGGCCACCTGTTGCCCGGAATCAACACCCACCGGCCACACGTTTTTCTGAAGTAGCTCATGGAACCATAGTTTCGACACGTCTTTGGTTGATAACCGGAGGCTTTACGGCGATGGCCATCTCACAGCTCTGGCAACAGTCCTGGCGACGCCCTGTGGAAGTCGGTCGGTCCGCACGACCGAGGAAGCCGCGGCAATCCTTTCGAGATCGGGAGGCGCGGCGAGGTGTTCTCACTTTTGAATGGGTAATCCTCATCACACTCCTTGTGCTGGGAATTGTAGGGGCTTACACGGCGTTTCGGGACGGGGTGATCGACGAACTCGGCGATATCTGTGGCGCCGTCTTATCGGTGGACCAGTCGTTCGAAACCCACGCTCCGGACGACCTTCCCTGCGCGGGCAGTTGGGGGAGCTGGCAGGACGACGATGCCGGCCAGAACATTGAACGCGGCAGGAACTTATGACAAAAACCTTGGCCGCGGAAGACGCTACCAACGGCCCTGAAAACTTTTCCCTGGAACCAACGACTCATCCGAGTTTTGGGAGGTCTCTTCCTTGAGCATGCTGGATTCTCTCACTGTGGCGGTCGCAGTTCTCGTGATAACTCTGGGGGCGGCCATAACTGACCTGCGGGAACGGCGGATCCCCAACGTCCTGACGGTTCCCGCCATGGCGGCCGGATTGCTTTTTCACGGTCTTCTGCCATGGGGACAAGGGTGGCTGTTCGCTCTGACGGGCTTTGCGCTGGGGGCCGGACTCCTCCTGTTGCCGTACATTCTTGGCGGCGGAGGGATGGGCGACATCAAGCTGCTTGCGGCTTTGGGGACCTGGCTCGGCCCGCGGGGTCTGCTCATCGCCTTTGCTTGTGGTGTCATCGTGGGGGCAGCTTTCACCCTTGTCTGCCTGGTGACCGGAAAGTCGCTGGAAGAACTCGTCCGTCCCATGGCACGAGCCAGCCAACCTCACGACGCCGGCTCGGGTGTGGCCTCCCGAGCGAAGAGGTTCACAACGTCCAGCCGCAAGGCCCTGCCGTTTGCTGTGCCCCTGGCGGTGGGAACCTGGTTGATGGTTGCGATGGCGCTGGTGCGGGGCGGTTGGTACTGAGGCTTCCCGTCAGCAGCGAGGCGCACTTCATTTGTCATTCAATGTTTCGTTCAACTATCGGCACTGAAATTGCACAACGATTTTCACAACCGATGACAGAACCGCGAATAAGAGACCTGAGACAGGAAAGAGGACTTTTCTTCAGTCAGCAAGAGTTTGAACTTTTAGGAGGTTGTCCGTTCTCGTCTGATATCGCGTGCTGTTGTTGATTAAAAGAAACAGTCCCTGTGCTGTGTTGCTCATTTGTAACAAAGGAGACGTGGCTCAATGAAACGTATCAGTCCCGCGGGTGTGACATTTATCGTGGTGGCCATTATGGTGGGATTGGGGGCGGCCTACGCGGTTCGGCATCTCTCCCGACCTGCCGAGCAGCAGGCTAAAGCCGCCGGTCGCAAGATGGCCAAAATCGTGGTCGCCAAGTACAACCTCGGCCAGTACACACGGATTATCGACGACTACGTGGAAGAGGTGGCTGTGCCCGCCGACAAAGTCCCGGAAGGGGCGGTGACGCTGAAGTCTCGGGCACTCTACCGCCTGGCCAAGGTGACAATTCCTGCCGGCCAACCGATTCGGGAACAGGATCTTTACGAAGTGGGGGAAGTCCCCTTACTGTCCGAACGATTGCCGCCGGGTTATCGTGCCGTGACCCTGGCCGTGGATGCCAAGGCGGCGGTCAACGGCATGATTCAGCCGGAAAGCCTTGTGGACATCACGCTCACGGTGAAGAACGATCGCCCGGAATTTGGTGGGATGGCCACTCTGACACTTCTGCGGCGGGTTCGTGTGCTGGCGACCAGTCGGAACCGCTTCCCGGCCGCCGAAGACCGTCCCACTGATCTCCGTAACATCACCGTGGCGGTGACCCCCGAGCAGGCCAACAAGCTCATTTTAGCAGAAAAGTACGGTACGCTGAGCGTGGTTCTGTGCAGCCAGCAGGAGGACGGCGCGGTTCCCACAGACCATCCGGAAAACAGCGCGATTGCGGCGATTCCGACCGCCACCACCTCACCTCAGCCGGAAGCAGCGAATCAGCTCGCGGGTTCCAACCTGGTCAATATTTACACGCTCCTGGGGATCTCCCCGCTTCAGCCGCAACCCGAGACTCTCAAACCCGAGACCAAGACCGCCCAGATTTGGAGGGGAAGTGAAGTCCAGGAGGTGACGTTTGCCAGCTGGCAAATTCGGGAAGCGGAAAACGCGACCTTGGTCGCTCAGGGTCGGGAACCGCAACCGTTCACGCCGGGCGCACTGAACGGCAATGCCTCCGCGCCTAAGGCGAACAGCGAGGAGGACTGCCCGGAATGTGCTGCCAAGCGGGCGAAAGAGGCGGCCCGGGCTAGCGCCGGGAGTGCTTCGCCGACGCCGGCTCCGCATCCTGCCGTGCTCCCCGGACAGGCAAATACCGGAACGAGTGGCTACGGCCGGGTGGTGACTGTCCCGGTGGCTCGGACATCCGCCGCCAGGCCGTGATGGCGACGCAAGGTGATTTGCTTGTTGCTGACCTGCCAGACCGACGGACGCACGAAGGAACACACCAGGGCATGCTGAAGAGAGTGGAAACCGACCCATGATGAACCTGTTCTACCGACAGAGCGACACACCCGGGAATGGCCGAGGCCAGGTCTCCGCCACCTCCGACCCGCGCGAGAAATGGGAAGCCGAATTCCAGAAGCTGAAAACCCGGCTCCATCGCGAGGTGATCGAGTCGCTGGACCTTTCCCGGTTGGCCAAAATGGACGAAACACAACTCCGCCGTCATCTGCGGAACCTCACAGAGGCCGTCCTCCGCAGCCGACCGGAACTCCTCGGCAATATCGACGAGGAACGCCTGGTTGACGAGTTGATGGCGGAGTCGTTCGGCTTGGGACCACTTGAACCCTACATGCAGGATCCGGACGTCACGGACATCCTCGTCAATGGTCCCTACGAAGTGTATGTGGAGAGGTGCGGACGCCTCCAGGCAACGAACACTGTCTTTGCCGACGAGGAACACCTCCTCCAGATTATTCAGCGGATCGTTTCTCGCGTGGGACGCCGCATCGACGAGCAGAACCCGATGGTGGATGCCCGGCTGCCCGACGGTTCCCGCGTCAACGCCGTGATTCCTCCACTTTCCTTGCGTGGACCGGTCCTCTCCATCCGCCGCTTTGGGCACGAACGGCTCAAGATGGACGATCTGCTCCGTCTGGGTTCGATCTGTCCAGAAATGGTGACACTCCTTCAGGCGGCTGTGGAGGGACGGATCAACATTCTCATCAGCGGGGGAGCCGGCTCGGGAAAGACCACCCTTCTCAACAATCTCTCGGCGTTCATTCCAGAAGACGAACGTTTGGTGACGATTGAGGATTCGGCCGAGTTACGCCTCCAACGAAAACACGTGGTGAGTCTGGAAACACGCATCGCCAACGCGGAAGGCCGGGGCGAGGTGACACCCCGCGATCTGGTCCGCAACGCCCTGCGAATGCGGCCGGACAGAATTATCCTCGGCGAGGTCCGCGGCGCGGAAGCCCTCGATATGCTCCAGGC
This is a stretch of genomic DNA from Thermogutta terrifontis. It encodes these proteins:
- a CDS encoding Flp family type IVb pilin, whose protein sequence is MKRVLSRIWREEEGVLTFEWILLITVLVIGVVGGLSAVRDAVITELGDVVEAVISLDQSYYIAHPWDVQVPDCVVDGASDSSYTDSAGMDQGRLSTGDLTQDQPAIGDCGDDVEDPSL
- a CDS encoding A24 family peptidase, with the protein product MLDSLTVAVAVLVITLGAAITDLRERRIPNVLTVPAMAAGLLFHGLLPWGQGWLFALTGFALGAGLLLLPYILGGGGMGDIKLLAALGTWLGPRGLLIAFACGVIVGAAFTLVCLVTGKSLEELVRPMARASQPHDAGSGVASRAKRFTTSSRKALPFAVPLAVGTWLMVAMALVRGGWY
- the cpaB gene encoding Flp pilus assembly protein CpaB, with the protein product MKRISPAGVTFIVVAIMVGLGAAYAVRHLSRPAEQQAKAAGRKMAKIVVAKYNLGQYTRIIDDYVEEVAVPADKVPEGAVTLKSRALYRLAKVTIPAGQPIREQDLYEVGEVPLLSERLPPGYRAVTLAVDAKAAVNGMIQPESLVDITLTVKNDRPEFGGMATLTLLRRVRVLATSRNRFPAAEDRPTDLRNITVAVTPEQANKLILAEKYGTLSVVLCSQQEDGAVPTDHPENSAIAAIPTATTSPQPEAANQLAGSNLVNIYTLLGISPLQPQPETLKPETKTAQIWRGSEVQEVTFASWQIREAENATLVAQGREPQPFTPGALNGNASAPKANSEEDCPECAAKRAKEAARASAGSASPTPAPHPAVLPGQANTGTSGYGRVVTVPVARTSAARP
- a CDS encoding CpaF family protein, with the translated sequence MMNLFYRQSDTPGNGRGQVSATSDPREKWEAEFQKLKTRLHREVIESLDLSRLAKMDETQLRRHLRNLTEAVLRSRPELLGNIDEERLVDELMAESFGLGPLEPYMQDPDVTDILVNGPYEVYVERCGRLQATNTVFADEEHLLQIIQRIVSRVGRRIDEQNPMVDARLPDGSRVNAVIPPLSLRGPVLSIRRFGHERLKMDDLLRLGSICPEMVTLLQAAVEGRINILISGGAGSGKTTLLNNLSAFIPEDERLVTIEDSAELRLQRKHVVSLETRIANAEGRGEVTPRDLVRNALRMRPDRIILGEVRGAEALDMLQAMNTGHEGSLTTIHANDTRDALSRLEVMVGMAGFELPVPIVRQYIASAITLVVHLARLKGGVRKVMRISEIVGFTNGDYELQELFGFRQEGVDEEGVAKGHFYATGNVPRFLTRLEEQGIFLPESLFTKRLIETTSNRS